The following proteins come from a genomic window of Carassius gibelio isolate Cgi1373 ecotype wild population from Czech Republic chromosome B8, carGib1.2-hapl.c, whole genome shotgun sequence:
- the spinb gene encoding spindlin b isoform X1 — MRRAHASLLVPGPHYAEETRGTPLQNYCDYFFKVIVQNSGRRSETHVCNENQTMECVYRSRVNQHCSRDTGVRGVSGGRSIMKKKSSHKHKHMHHSSLGESIVGCRIQHNWKEDVYSAVSRWTGTVLVQVSVNSSLYLIKYDGVDCVYGLEIFRDQRVQNLEIFPGEIASFRVSDTRLADQLLGRPVVHLFETDEGSKDEWRGLVLSRAPSMPAWFFITYEKDPMLYMYQLTQDYKDGDLRILPDSDDGAELREPGEACDSLVGKQVECENQDGTQRMGTIIQQVQTKPSIYFIKFDDDYHIYVYDMVGS, encoded by the exons ATGAGGCGCGCTCACGCCAGTCTGCTCGTGCCCGGCCCGCACTATGCAGAGGAAACGCGAGGCACACCTTTGCAGAATTATTGTGATTATTTCTTTAAAGTAATTGTGCAGAATTCAGGCCGAAGGAGCGAAACACACGTTTGCAATGAGAAccagaca ATGGAGTGTGTGTACAGAAGCCGTGTGAACCAGCATTGCTCCAGAGACACCGGAG TTCGAGGTGTGTCTGGTGGCCGCTCCATAATGAAGAAAAAGAGCTCTCACAA GCACAAACACATGCATCACAGTTCTCTCGGTGAAAGCATTGTGGGCTGTCGAATACAACACAACTGGAAGGAAGACGTCTACAGTGCCGTCTCTCGCTGGACGGGGACCGTACTAGTCCAAGTGTCGGTCAACTCGTCTCTGTACCTCATCAAGTACGATGGAGTGGACTGCGTCTACGGCCTGGAGATCTTCAGAGATCAGAGGGTGCAGAATCTGGAGATATTCCCCGGGGAGATCGCCTCGTTTCGGGTCAGTGACACTCGTCTGGCGGATCAGCTGCTGGGACGGCCCGTGGTCCACCTGTTTGAGACGGACGAGGGCTCCAAGGATGAGTGGAGAGGTCTGGTGCTCTCCAGGGCTCCCAGCATGCCTGCCTGGTTCTTCATAACTTATGAGAAAGACCCCATGCTGTACATGTACCAGCTGACGCAGGATTATAAAGACGGGGACCTTCGGATACTTCCGGATTCAG ATGATGGGGCGGAGCTCAGAGAGCCGGGGGAAGCGTGTGATTCGCTGGTTGGGAAGCAGGTGGAGTGTGAGAATCAGGACGGCACACAGAGGATGGGTACCATCATCCAGCAGGTTCAGACCAAACCCTCCATCTACTTCA
- the spinb gene encoding spindlin b isoform X2 codes for MECVYRSRVNQHCSRDTGVRGVSGGRSIMKKKSSHKHKHMHHSSLGESIVGCRIQHNWKEDVYSAVSRWTGTVLVQVSVNSSLYLIKYDGVDCVYGLEIFRDQRVQNLEIFPGEIASFRVSDTRLADQLLGRPVVHLFETDEGSKDEWRGLVLSRAPSMPAWFFITYEKDPMLYMYQLTQDYKDGDLRILPDSDDGAELREPGEACDSLVGKQVECENQDGTQRMGTIIQQVQTKPSIYFIKFDDDYHIYVYDMVGS; via the exons ATGGAGTGTGTGTACAGAAGCCGTGTGAACCAGCATTGCTCCAGAGACACCGGAG TTCGAGGTGTGTCTGGTGGCCGCTCCATAATGAAGAAAAAGAGCTCTCACAA GCACAAACACATGCATCACAGTTCTCTCGGTGAAAGCATTGTGGGCTGTCGAATACAACACAACTGGAAGGAAGACGTCTACAGTGCCGTCTCTCGCTGGACGGGGACCGTACTAGTCCAAGTGTCGGTCAACTCGTCTCTGTACCTCATCAAGTACGATGGAGTGGACTGCGTCTACGGCCTGGAGATCTTCAGAGATCAGAGGGTGCAGAATCTGGAGATATTCCCCGGGGAGATCGCCTCGTTTCGGGTCAGTGACACTCGTCTGGCGGATCAGCTGCTGGGACGGCCCGTGGTCCACCTGTTTGAGACGGACGAGGGCTCCAAGGATGAGTGGAGAGGTCTGGTGCTCTCCAGGGCTCCCAGCATGCCTGCCTGGTTCTTCATAACTTATGAGAAAGACCCCATGCTGTACATGTACCAGCTGACGCAGGATTATAAAGACGGGGACCTTCGGATACTTCCGGATTCAG ATGATGGGGCGGAGCTCAGAGAGCCGGGGGAAGCGTGTGATTCGCTGGTTGGGAAGCAGGTGGAGTGTGAGAATCAGGACGGCACACAGAGGATGGGTACCATCATCCAGCAGGTTCAGACCAAACCCTCCATCTACTTCA